Proteins encoded within one genomic window of Novosphingobium sp. EMRT-2:
- a CDS encoding FadR/GntR family transcriptional regulator, which translates to MSSTGSAQERLYQDLARALLDELASGKYPVGARLPAERELAVRYNVSRPTVREAIIALEVQGLVEVRVGSGAYVVRLPGGDDMPGFNVTAFELTEARLLVEGETAALAATQITDEEIAELEELLRAIARENLDPAGSDKADHSFHVAIARATRNNAMIEIVERLWNQRYTSPEASLLHEKARTANIKPVVDEHTAVLEALKRHDPSAARAAMRAHLSAVLESLLFATEERAVAEARRAVQAKRDRYARATA; encoded by the coding sequence ATGAGTTCGACGGGATCGGCGCAGGAACGGCTTTATCAGGATCTGGCGCGGGCGTTGCTGGATGAACTGGCATCGGGCAAGTATCCCGTCGGCGCGCGCCTGCCGGCCGAGCGCGAACTGGCGGTGCGTTATAATGTGAGCCGGCCGACGGTGCGCGAGGCGATCATCGCGCTCGAAGTGCAGGGGCTGGTGGAAGTGCGCGTGGGCTCGGGCGCCTATGTGGTGCGGCTGCCCGGCGGCGATGACATGCCCGGCTTCAACGTCACCGCTTTCGAGCTGACCGAGGCGCGCCTCCTCGTGGAAGGCGAAACCGCCGCGCTGGCGGCAACCCAGATCACCGACGAGGAAATCGCCGAGCTGGAGGAACTGCTGCGCGCCATCGCACGCGAGAACCTCGATCCCGCCGGATCGGACAAGGCCGACCACAGCTTCCATGTCGCCATCGCCCGGGCCACGCGCAACAACGCCATGATCGAGATCGTTGAGCGGCTCTGGAACCAGCGTTACACCTCGCCCGAAGCCTCGCTGCTGCACGAAAAGGCGCGCACCGCGAACATCAAGCCGGTGGTCGATGAACATACCGCCGTGCTGGAGGCGTTGAAGCGTCACGATCCCTCCGCCGCCCGCGCGGCGATGCGCGCGCACTTGTCCGCCGTGCTGGAAAGCCTGCTCTTCGCCACCGAGGAACGCGCCGTGGCCGAAGCCCGCCGTGCGGTGCAGGCCAAGCGCGATCGTTACGCGCGCGCCACGGCCTGA
- the uxaC gene encoding glucuronate isomerase: MPRSLELHPDRLLPAEPSVRVLARALYADIADLPIVSPHGHTDPRWFADNAPFGNATDLLLVPDHYVFRMLYSQGVALEDLGVRNPGVDPRAAWRLFAERYTLFRGTPSRMWLDWVFAEAFGMGVQLEAETADLYFDTITEMLATDSFRPRALFDRYGIEVIATTESPLDTLEHHAAIRAENARAGGWQGRVITAYRPDPVVDPEFEGFSANLDALSALTGEDCRTWRGYLAAHRQRRAFFARMGATSTDHGHPTAQTADLSPAEAEALFGKVSTGAFTPAEAELFRAQMLTEMAAMSCDDGLVMQIHPGSFRNHNAPLFERLGRDKGADIPTRTDYVHALKPLLDRFGNARDLSIILFTLDESAYARELAPLAGHYPCLKLGPAWWFHDSPEGMRRFRLMTTETAGFYNTVGFNDDTRAFLSIPARHDVARRIDCGFLAQLVAEHRIEDWEAAELARDLTYNLAKRAYKL, translated from the coding sequence ATGCCACGATCCCTTGAACTGCATCCCGATCGCCTGCTGCCGGCGGAACCTTCGGTCCGTGTCCTGGCGCGCGCCTTGTACGCCGATATCGCGGACTTGCCGATTGTCAGCCCGCACGGCCATACCGATCCGCGCTGGTTCGCCGACAACGCGCCGTTCGGCAACGCCACCGATCTGCTGCTGGTGCCCGATCACTACGTGTTCCGCATGCTCTATTCCCAGGGCGTCGCGCTCGAGGATCTGGGCGTGCGCAATCCGGGCGTCGATCCGCGCGCGGCGTGGCGGCTGTTCGCCGAACGCTATACCCTGTTCCGGGGTACGCCATCGCGCATGTGGCTCGACTGGGTCTTTGCCGAAGCCTTCGGCATGGGCGTGCAACTGGAGGCCGAAACCGCCGACCTCTATTTCGACACGATCACCGAAATGCTCGCGACCGACAGCTTTCGCCCGCGCGCGCTGTTCGACCGCTATGGCATCGAAGTGATCGCCACCACCGAAAGCCCGCTCGATACGCTGGAGCATCATGCCGCGATCCGCGCCGAGAACGCGCGGGCGGGCGGCTGGCAGGGCCGGGTGATTACCGCCTATCGCCCGGATCCGGTGGTCGATCCCGAGTTCGAAGGCTTTTCCGCCAATCTCGATGCGCTGTCCGCGCTCACCGGCGAGGATTGCCGCACGTGGCGCGGCTATCTGGCTGCGCATCGCCAGCGTCGCGCCTTCTTCGCGCGGATGGGCGCTACCAGCACCGACCATGGCCATCCCACCGCGCAGACCGCCGATCTTTCCCCGGCGGAGGCCGAGGCGTTGTTCGGCAAGGTCTCGACCGGCGCATTCACCCCCGCCGAGGCGGAACTGTTCCGCGCCCAGATGCTGACCGAAATGGCGGCGATGAGCTGTGACGACGGGCTGGTCATGCAGATTCACCCCGGATCGTTCCGCAACCACAACGCGCCGTTGTTTGAACGCTTGGGCCGGGACAAGGGCGCCGACATCCCCACGCGCACCGACTATGTCCACGCGCTCAAGCCGCTGCTCGACCGCTTCGGCAACGCGCGCGATCTCTCGATCATTCTCTTCACGCTGGATGAAAGCGCCTATGCCCGCGAACTGGCCCCGCTGGCCGGGCACTACCCCTGCCTCAAACTCGGCCCGGCGTGGTGGTTCCATGACAGCCCGGAAGGGATGCGCCGCTTCCGCCTGATGACCACGGAAACCGCCGGCTTCTACAACACCGTGGGCTTCAACGACGATACCCGCGCATTCCTGTCGATCCCCGCGCGGCATGACGTTGCCCGCCGCATCGATTGCGGCTTCCTGGCGCAACTTGTGGCGGAACATCGCATCGAGGACTGGGAAGCGGCGGAGCTCGCGCGCGATCTCACCTACAATCTCGCCAAGCGGGCCTACAAACTCTGA
- a CDS encoding TIM-barrel domain-containing protein produces MPKPRLSHPPRFSIAARDGARVTLHADTGVVAHVFVLEEDIMRVLLLAQGTVTSPPSWAIAPGQEDVAEPGRDRMDVSDFATPGFTVSEDEHHIVVETTRLRLAITRTGFLSTWSRRSGADWTVISADRPTQPYNFGWWDEATYHYVARQPGERYFGLGERSGPMDRAGRRLRLTNLDPMGYDARSSDPLYKSIPYLLVVAGDGSAHGVFYDTTADPVFDLGQEYDNYHGLYRTMRAESGDLDYYMIAGPDVAEVTRRFTWLTGRPALMPGWALGYSGSTMTYTDAPDAQRQMGQFLAKLEEHDIGCTSFHLSSGYTSIGDKRYVFHWNTDKFPDAKGFVRAFAEAGVRLVPNIKPALLRDHPQYADLAAKGWFVKDADGDPIECQFWDELGAYVDFTNPDAAAWWRAQVTAQLLDYGIASTWNDNNEYEIWDRRARIDGFGAPRPAAAERPVQTLLMMRASRQAQRAHDPRHRPYVVTRSGMAGMQRYAQTWSGDNNTSWESLRFNQKMGLGLALSGVSNHGHDIGGFAGPAPEPELLLRWVQAGILMPRFSIHSWNTDRTVNEPWMYPETTPAIVRLMALRQALIPQLGHLLWRHHADYEPVTRPLWHDFPSDPAAWTDGDDYLLGPDLLVAPAMDKGTVERAVHCPAGADWFDLRDDRRHAGGQSHVLPAPLEGLPPMLAREGSGVFLDLARGGFAPRPMEPAVLLYPPATGTREWEGFHDEGEGWPDASRPPLWRVTVTANADGLDIVSRWDGPAPAPAASLRVVLPLAEMRKVRLNGVDAVPARQIVMGVERLVF; encoded by the coding sequence ATGCCCAAGCCGCGCCTGTCCCATCCTCCCCGCTTCTCGATCGCGGCGCGCGACGGCGCACGCGTGACGCTGCACGCCGATACCGGCGTGGTGGCGCATGTCTTCGTGCTGGAGGAGGACATCATGCGCGTGCTGCTGCTGGCACAGGGGACCGTCACTTCCCCGCCCAGCTGGGCGATCGCACCGGGACAGGAGGACGTGGCCGAACCCGGGCGCGACCGCATGGACGTTTCGGACTTCGCGACTCCGGGCTTTACCGTAAGCGAGGACGAGCACCACATCGTCGTCGAGACGACCCGCCTGCGGCTTGCCATCACGCGCACCGGATTCCTGAGCACGTGGTCGCGGCGATCGGGTGCGGACTGGACCGTCATCAGCGCCGACCGCCCGACCCAGCCCTACAATTTCGGGTGGTGGGACGAAGCGACCTATCACTATGTCGCGCGTCAGCCGGGCGAGCGCTATTTTGGCCTGGGCGAACGCTCCGGCCCGATGGACCGTGCCGGACGCCGGCTGCGGCTGACCAATCTCGATCCCATGGGCTATGACGCGCGCTCCTCGGACCCGCTCTACAAGTCGATCCCCTATCTGCTGGTGGTTGCCGGCGACGGCAGCGCGCACGGCGTGTTCTATGACACCACCGCCGACCCGGTGTTCGATCTGGGGCAGGAATACGACAATTATCATGGCCTCTACCGCACGATGCGCGCGGAATCGGGCGATCTCGATTACTACATGATCGCCGGGCCGGACGTGGCCGAGGTGACGCGGCGCTTCACCTGGCTGACCGGCCGCCCGGCGCTGATGCCCGGCTGGGCGCTCGGCTATTCCGGATCGACGATGACCTACACCGACGCGCCTGACGCGCAGCGGCAGATGGGGCAATTCCTGGCAAAGCTGGAAGAGCATGACATCGGCTGCACCTCGTTCCACTTGTCGTCCGGCTACACCTCGATCGGCGACAAGCGCTACGTGTTCCACTGGAACACCGACAAGTTCCCCGATGCCAAAGGCTTCGTGCGCGCCTTCGCTGAAGCAGGCGTGCGGCTGGTGCCCAACATCAAGCCGGCGCTGCTGCGCGATCACCCGCAATATGCCGACCTTGCGGCGAAAGGCTGGTTCGTGAAGGACGCCGACGGCGATCCGATCGAATGCCAGTTCTGGGACGAGCTCGGCGCCTACGTCGATTTCACCAACCCCGATGCGGCCGCGTGGTGGCGCGCGCAGGTAACGGCGCAACTGCTCGATTACGGCATCGCCTCCACCTGGAACGACAACAACGAATACGAGATATGGGACCGGCGCGCGCGCATCGACGGGTTCGGCGCGCCCCGCCCGGCCGCCGCCGAACGGCCGGTGCAGACCCTGCTGATGATGCGCGCCTCGCGCCAGGCGCAACGGGCGCATGATCCGCGGCACCGGCCCTACGTGGTCACGCGATCGGGCATGGCGGGTATGCAGCGCTATGCGCAGACATGGTCGGGCGACAACAACACCAGCTGGGAATCGCTGCGCTTCAACCAGAAGATGGGCCTTGGCCTGGCGCTGTCGGGCGTTTCCAACCACGGGCACGACATCGGCGGCTTCGCCGGCCCCGCGCCCGAACCCGAACTGCTGCTGCGCTGGGTGCAGGCGGGCATTCTGATGCCACGCTTCTCGATCCACAGCTGGAACACCGACCGCACGGTGAACGAGCCGTGGATGTATCCGGAGACGACCCCGGCGATCGTGCGGCTGATGGCGCTGCGGCAGGCGCTGATCCCGCAGCTTGGCCACCTGCTCTGGCGCCACCATGCCGATTACGAGCCGGTCACCCGCCCGCTGTGGCATGATTTCCCGTCCGATCCCGCCGCGTGGACCGATGGCGACGACTACCTGCTCGGCCCCGATCTGCTGGTCGCCCCGGCGATGGACAAGGGCACGGTAGAGCGCGCGGTGCACTGTCCGGCCGGCGCGGACTGGTTCGACTTGCGCGATGACCGCCGCCATGCGGGTGGCCAGTCCCACGTCCTGCCCGCGCCGCTGGAAGGCCTGCCACCGATGCTCGCCCGCGAAGGCAGCGGCGTGTTTCTTGATCTTGCGCGCGGCGGTTTCGCGCCGAGGCCGATGGAGCCGGCGGTGTTGCTCTATCCCCCGGCCACGGGAACGCGGGAATGGGAAGGCTTCCACGACGAAGGCGAAGGATGGCCCGATGCTTCCCGTCCGCCGCTGTGGCGCGTGACGGTGACGGCCAACGCCGATGGTCTGGACATCGTGTCGCGGTGGGACGGTCCAGCGCCGGCACCGGCAGCGAGCCTGCGCGTCGTCCTGCCGCTGGCCGAGATGCGCAAGGTTCGGCTGAACGGCGTGGATGCCGTGCCCGCCCGGCAAATCGTCATGGGCGTGGAGCGCCTGGTGTTCTGA
- a CDS encoding MFS transporter — protein sequence MTINWRAVRVRILLLVMVGTVINYLARNSLGVLAPQLKLELSISTQQYSYIVGAFQIAYTVMQPVAGMVIDRIGLTAGFALFAIAWSLANMAHAFARGWFSLAVFRGLLGMAEAATIPAGMKAIAEWFPDRERSIATGWFNAGTAAGAALAPVVVALIAKQWGWQAGFFVTGAIGLIWALAWWRLYRPPAQSRVLTDQERRLIADGQRAVDADAGNTTIRAIISAPRFWAIAVPRFLAEPAWQTFSFWIPLYLANERHMDLTQIAMFAWLPFLAADAGGIIGGYLAPLFQRRWGLSLESSRIAGICLGAVLMIGPGLVGLVAHPLLAIALLSVGGFAHQMISVLINTLSADVFPRSDVAKANGLVGMAGWTGGLLFSLAIGQLADTVGYAPLFACLGLFDLIGAIWLIALRRHLTLPAKA from the coding sequence ATGACGATCAACTGGCGCGCCGTTCGCGTCCGCATCCTGCTGCTGGTGATGGTCGGCACCGTCATCAACTATCTCGCGCGCAATTCGCTGGGCGTGCTGGCCCCGCAATTGAAGCTGGAACTGTCGATATCGACGCAGCAGTACAGCTACATCGTCGGCGCTTTCCAGATCGCCTACACGGTGATGCAGCCGGTCGCGGGGATGGTTATCGACCGAATCGGTCTGACCGCTGGCTTCGCGCTGTTCGCCATCGCCTGGTCGCTGGCGAACATGGCCCACGCCTTTGCGCGCGGGTGGTTTTCGCTGGCGGTGTTCCGGGGGCTGCTGGGCATGGCGGAAGCAGCCACGATCCCGGCCGGGATGAAAGCCATCGCCGAATGGTTTCCCGATCGCGAACGCTCGATCGCGACCGGCTGGTTCAACGCCGGCACCGCCGCCGGCGCCGCGCTCGCGCCCGTGGTGGTGGCCCTGATCGCCAAGCAGTGGGGCTGGCAGGCCGGCTTCTTCGTCACCGGCGCGATCGGGCTGATCTGGGCGCTCGCCTGGTGGCGCCTCTATCGCCCGCCGGCGCAATCGCGCGTTCTCACCGACCAGGAACGGCGCCTGATCGCCGACGGACAGCGCGCTGTGGATGCGGACGCGGGCAACACCACGATCCGCGCCATCATTAGCGCGCCCCGCTTCTGGGCCATCGCGGTGCCGCGCTTCCTGGCGGAGCCGGCCTGGCAGACCTTCAGCTTCTGGATTCCGCTCTATCTCGCGAATGAGCGGCACATGGACCTGACGCAGATCGCGATGTTCGCGTGGTTGCCGTTTCTGGCGGCGGACGCGGGCGGCATCATCGGGGGATACCTGGCGCCGCTATTCCAGCGCCGCTGGGGCCTGTCGCTGGAGTCTTCGCGCATTGCGGGCATCTGCCTGGGCGCGGTGCTGATGATCGGGCCGGGGCTTGTCGGTCTGGTCGCGCATCCGCTGCTGGCGATCGCGCTGCTGTCGGTCGGCGGCTTCGCGCACCAGATGATCTCGGTTCTGATCAACACGCTTTCCGCCGACGTCTTTCCCCGCTCCGATGTCGCCAAGGCCAACGGCCTGGTCGGCATGGCCGGGTGGACGGGCGGGCTGCTGTTCTCGCTGGCGATCGGGCAACTGGCCGACACGGTCGGCTATGCGCCACTGTTCGCCTGCCTCGGCCTGTTCGACCTGATCGGCGCCATCTGGCTGATCGCGCTGCGCCGCCACCTTACCCTCCCCGCAAAGGCCTGA
- the manD gene encoding D-mannonate dehydratase ManD has product MKIEAAKVIVTCPGRNFVTLKIVTDQGVFGIGDATLNGRELAVVSYLEDHVIPCLIGMDPRRIEDIWQYLYRGAYWRGGPVTMRAIAAVDVALWDIKAKMAGMPLYQLLGGRSRDGVMVYGHANGADIAETVDAVGHYIDLGYKAIRAQTGVPGIKDAYGVGRGKLYYEPADAALPSVTGWDTRKALNYVPKLFDKLRETYGFDYHLLHDGHHRYTPLEAAQLGKALEPYSLFWLEDCTPAENQEAFRLVRQHTTTPLAVGEIFNTIWDARDLIQNQLIDYIRATIVGAGGVTHLRRLADLAALYQVRTGCHGATDLSPVTMGAALHFDTWVPNFGIQEYMRHTEETDAVFPHDYTFADGFLLCGETPGHGVDIDETLAAKYPYKPAYLPVARLADGTMWNW; this is encoded by the coding sequence ATGAAAATTGAAGCCGCCAAGGTGATTGTTACGTGCCCCGGGCGGAACTTCGTCACGCTGAAGATCGTGACCGACCAAGGCGTGTTCGGCATCGGCGATGCCACGCTGAACGGGCGCGAGCTGGCCGTCGTGTCCTATCTGGAAGACCACGTGATCCCGTGCCTGATCGGCATGGACCCGCGCCGTATCGAGGACATCTGGCAATACCTCTATCGCGGCGCCTACTGGCGCGGCGGGCCGGTGACGATGCGCGCGATCGCGGCGGTGGACGTCGCGCTGTGGGACATCAAGGCCAAGATGGCGGGTATGCCGCTCTACCAGCTGCTGGGCGGGCGCAGCCGCGATGGCGTGATGGTCTATGGCCACGCCAACGGCGCCGACATCGCCGAAACGGTCGATGCCGTCGGCCACTACATCGACCTTGGCTACAAGGCGATCCGTGCGCAGACCGGCGTGCCGGGGATCAAGGACGCCTATGGCGTGGGGCGCGGCAAGCTCTATTACGAACCGGCCGACGCCGCGCTGCCCTCCGTGACCGGGTGGGACACGCGCAAGGCGCTCAACTATGTGCCGAAGCTGTTCGACAAGCTGCGCGAAACCTACGGCTTCGACTACCATTTGCTGCACGACGGCCACCACCGCTATACCCCGCTGGAGGCGGCGCAGCTGGGTAAGGCGCTGGAGCCCTACAGCCTGTTCTGGCTGGAAGACTGCACCCCGGCGGAGAACCAGGAAGCGTTCCGGCTGGTGCGCCAGCACACCACCACGCCGCTGGCGGTGGGGGAAATCTTCAACACGATCTGGGACGCCCGCGACCTGATCCAAAACCAGCTGATCGACTACATCCGCGCGACCATCGTGGGCGCGGGCGGGGTGACGCACCTGCGCCGGCTGGCCGATCTGGCCGCGCTCTACCAGGTCCGCACCGGCTGCCACGGCGCGACCGACCTTTCCCCGGTGACGATGGGCGCCGCGCTGCATTTCGACACCTGGGTGCCCAACTTCGGCATCCAGGAATACATGCGCCACACCGAGGAAACCGACGCGGTCTTCCCGCACGACTATACCTTCGCCGATGGTTTCCTGCTCTGCGGGGAAACGCCCGGCCATGGCGTCGACATCGACGAAACCCTCGCCGCCAAGTACCCCTACAAACCCGCCTACCTGCCCGTCGCCCGCCTTGCGGACGGCACGATGTGGAACTGGTGA
- a CDS encoding aldo/keto reductase family oxidoreductase, producing the protein MSELPLPAASRPLGDSGLSISPLAWGMWRLAEDGRTATDAARLVHAALDAGITLLDTADIYGFDGTAGFGDAEALLGEVLAAEPGLRGRMVLATKGGILPPLPYDQSAAYLNAAIDASLRRLRTDVIDLWQVHRPDILAHPQEVARVLDDAVAAGKIRTLGVSNFTIHQIAALQHFLGHKLVATQPEISPLRIACFENGELDQAMMMGLVPLAWSPLGGGRLAAPADERARAVAAALDTVAKAQGVSRTVAAFAWLMAHPAGIVPIVGSQQAGRIKEAAQAAHVRWTREEWYAVLVAARGERLP; encoded by the coding sequence ATGAGCGAGCTTCCCCTTCCCGCCGCATCGCGCCCGCTGGGCGACAGCGGCCTTTCCATCTCTCCGCTGGCCTGGGGCATGTGGCGGCTGGCCGAGGATGGCCGCACCGCAACCGACGCCGCCCGGCTGGTCCATGCCGCGCTCGACGCCGGCATCACCCTGCTCGATACGGCGGACATCTATGGCTTCGACGGGACCGCCGGCTTCGGCGATGCCGAAGCCCTGCTGGGCGAAGTGCTGGCGGCCGAACCCGGCCTGCGCGGGCGGATGGTGCTCGCCACCAAGGGCGGAATCCTGCCGCCGCTGCCCTATGACCAGAGCGCGGCTTACCTTAACGCGGCGATCGATGCCTCGCTGCGCCGCCTGCGCACCGACGTGATCGATCTGTGGCAGGTCCACCGGCCCGACATCCTCGCCCATCCGCAGGAAGTGGCGCGGGTGCTGGACGATGCCGTGGCGGCGGGCAAGATCCGGACGCTGGGCGTATCGAATTTCACCATCCACCAGATCGCCGCGCTGCAGCACTTCCTCGGGCACAAGCTGGTCGCGACCCAGCCCGAAATCAGCCCGCTGCGCATCGCCTGCTTCGAGAACGGCGAGCTGGATCAGGCGATGATGATGGGGCTGGTGCCGCTCGCCTGGTCGCCGCTGGGCGGTGGACGCCTGGCCGCGCCGGCCGACGAACGCGCGCGCGCCGTCGCCGCCGCGCTCGACACGGTCGCCAAGGCGCAAGGCGTGTCGCGCACGGTCGCGGCCTTTGCCTGGTTGATGGCCCATCCCGCCGGGATCGTGCCGATCGTGGGATCGCAGCAGGCCGGCCGGATCAAGGAAGCCGCGCAGGCGGCACACGTCCGCTGGACGCGCGAGGAATGGTACGCGGTGCTGGTTGCCGCGCGTGGAGAGAGACTGCCCTGA
- a CDS encoding LLM class flavin-dependent oxidoreductase: MTQQCEIAWFSALCDDDYEFLGVPDPYLQSSWEHCRNIVMRAEEGGFDNILLPSGYQLGLDTTAFAAAVATQVRRIKLLWATRIGEDWPPQLARRIATLDRILGPNAAGTGGRLNVNIISSDMPGETLASGPRYRRATEVMKIVRTLLNGEHLDVDGEFYKLKLDPPRIATLSGRCPAFYFGGLSEDARECAAEGCDVYLMWPDTMDKVRETIADMKARATRFGRTLRFGYRAHVVVRETEEEARAYADRLLSKLDDDAGKAIREKSLDAANYGVQRQSELRGAAGGDGFVEDNLWTGIGRARSGCGAAIVGTPDQVLAKLRAYQAEGIEAFILSGYPHAQEADLFARHVLPHIAHGPLAI; this comes from the coding sequence ATGACCCAGCAATGCGAAATCGCCTGGTTTTCCGCCCTTTGCGATGATGACTACGAGTTCCTGGGCGTTCCCGACCCCTATCTGCAATCGAGCTGGGAACACTGCCGCAACATCGTGATGCGCGCGGAGGAAGGCGGCTTCGACAACATCCTGCTGCCCTCCGGCTATCAGCTCGGGCTGGACACGACCGCCTTTGCCGCCGCGGTGGCCACGCAAGTCCGCAGGATCAAGCTGCTCTGGGCGACCCGGATCGGCGAGGACTGGCCGCCGCAGCTTGCCCGCCGCATCGCCACGCTCGATCGCATCCTTGGCCCCAACGCGGCCGGCACCGGCGGGCGGCTGAACGTCAATATCATCTCGTCCGACATGCCCGGCGAAACGCTGGCCTCGGGTCCGCGCTATCGCCGCGCGACCGAGGTCATGAAGATCGTCCGCACCCTGCTCAACGGGGAGCATCTGGATGTCGACGGCGAGTTCTACAAGCTGAAGCTCGATCCGCCGCGCATCGCGACGCTTTCCGGCCGCTGCCCGGCCTTCTATTTCGGTGGACTGAGCGAAGACGCGCGCGAATGCGCGGCCGAGGGTTGCGACGTTTACCTGATGTGGCCCGACACCATGGACAAGGTGCGCGAAACCATTGCCGACATGAAGGCGCGCGCAACCCGGTTCGGGCGCACTCTGCGCTTCGGCTATCGCGCGCATGTGGTCGTGCGCGAGACCGAGGAAGAGGCGCGCGCCTATGCCGACCGCCTGCTCTCGAAGCTGGATGACGATGCCGGCAAGGCGATCCGCGAAAAGTCGCTCGATGCCGCGAACTACGGCGTCCAGCGCCAGAGCGAGCTGCGCGGCGCGGCCGGCGGCGACGGCTTCGTGGAGGACAACCTGTGGACCGGAATCGGCCGCGCGCGTTCGGGTTGCGGCGCCGCCATCGTCGGCACGCCCGATCAGGTGCTCGCCAAGCTGCGCGCCTATCAAGCCGAAGGGATCGAGGCCTTCATCCTTTCGGGCTATCCGCACGCGCAGGAGGCTGACCTGTTCGCGCGCCACGTCCTGCCGCACATCGCGCACGGCCCCTTGGCGATCTGA
- a CDS encoding mannitol dehydrogenase family protein → MRLSTAAASRLSADVVRPGYDRAAQAVGIVHFGIGAFHRAHQAWYTDLAMGHGDRDWMITGASLRSADVATQMNPQDGLYTLSERSAASIGVRLVGSVRRVLVASEQPEAVIAELAAPSTRIASFTVTEKGYCRAADGSLDFNLAHSQSLYYFVTQGLRRRRDAGLPGLTLLSCDNLADNGRQLEALMQAYIARHEPDLAAWFADNCTCPATMIDRIVPATTDADRKAVAGISGLDDAAAVVTEPFSQWVIEDRFAGARPRWDAVGAELVADVAPYETAKLRMLNGAHSALAYRGLMAGYGYVHEAIADPDLRAMAQRLMLEEAAPTIAAAPGQDLPAYAAALIERFANPALNHRLIQIAMDGSQKIPQRWLETLAANQRQGRSCPAILSAINAWMNHVRGDNTAIWGPVDDPMADRLRALWQAGERSAVARALFGAGGLFAQTWTATDDDLAALS, encoded by the coding sequence ATGAGACTTTCCACCGCTGCCGCCAGCCGCCTGTCCGCCGATGTCGTCCGGCCCGGCTACGACCGCGCCGCGCAGGCGGTGGGGATCGTCCACTTCGGCATCGGCGCGTTCCACCGCGCGCATCAGGCGTGGTACACCGACCTTGCCATGGGGCATGGCGATCGCGACTGGATGATCACCGGCGCTTCGCTGCGTTCGGCCGATGTCGCCACGCAGATGAACCCGCAGGATGGCCTCTACACGCTGAGCGAACGGTCCGCCGCCAGCATCGGGGTGCGACTGGTCGGATCGGTGCGGCGCGTGCTGGTGGCCAGCGAGCAGCCGGAGGCGGTGATTGCCGAACTGGCCGCGCCGTCCACGCGGATTGCCAGCTTCACCGTGACGGAGAAGGGCTATTGCCGCGCGGCGGACGGGTCGCTCGACTTTAACCTCGCCCATTCGCAGAGCCTCTATTACTTCGTGACGCAGGGCCTGCGTCGCCGCCGCGATGCCGGATTGCCGGGGCTGACGCTGCTGTCCTGCGACAATCTTGCCGACAACGGCCGCCAGCTCGAGGCGCTGATGCAGGCCTATATCGCGCGGCACGAACCGGACCTGGCCGCCTGGTTCGCGGACAATTGCACCTGCCCGGCGACGATGATCGACCGGATCGTGCCGGCGACGACCGACGCCGACCGAAAGGCCGTGGCCGGGATCTCCGGGCTGGACGATGCCGCCGCCGTCGTCACCGAACCGTTCAGCCAGTGGGTGATCGAGGACCGCTTCGCCGGGGCGCGTCCGCGCTGGGACGCGGTGGGAGCCGAACTGGTGGCCGATGTCGCCCCATACGAAACAGCCAAGCTGCGGATGCTCAACGGGGCGCATTCGGCACTGGCCTATCGCGGGTTGATGGCGGGGTATGGCTACGTCCACGAGGCGATCGCCGATCCCGACCTGCGCGCCATGGCCCAACGCCTGATGCTGGAGGAGGCCGCGCCCACGATCGCTGCCGCGCCGGGTCAGGACTTGCCGGCCTATGCCGCGGCGCTGATCGAACGCTTCGCCAATCCGGCGCTCAACCACCGGCTGATCCAGATCGCCATGGATGGCAGCCAGAAGATTCCGCAACGCTGGCTGGAAACGCTGGCCGCGAACCAGCGGCAGGGCCGATCCTGCCCGGCGATCCTTTCGGCGATCAACGCCTGGATGAACCATGTACGCGGCGACAATACCGCCATCTGGGGGCCGGTGGACGATCCGATGGCCGATCGCCTGCGCGCCTTGTGGCAGGCAGGCGAGCGTTCCGCTGTCGCGCGGGCGTTGTTCGGCGCCGGCGGCCTGTTCGCGCAGACCTGGACCGCCACCGACGACGATCTTGCCGCGCTTTCCTGA